A genomic window from Oceanobacillus timonensis includes:
- a CDS encoding YlmC/YmxH family sporulation protein, whose protein sequence is MVRFRDMGDKEIINVNEGKRLGMLGQTDLEINPKTGQIEAFIIPSYKWFGLVKEGEETKIHWQAIRKIGTDMIMIDTELPEEG, encoded by the coding sequence GTGGTACGCTTTCGAGATATGGGAGATAAGGAAATTATTAATGTGAACGAAGGAAAAAGGCTTGGAATGCTCGGTCAGACCGATTTAGAAATTAATCCGAAAACAGGACAAATTGAAGCGTTTATCATCCCCAGCTACAAATGGTTCGGTCTCGTGAAAGAAGGGGAAGAAACCAAGATTCATTGGCAAGCCATCCGGAAAATTGGTACGGATATGATTATGATTGATACAGAACTCCCTGAAGAAGGGTAA
- a CDS encoding M16 family metallopeptidase — translation MVEKYTSSNGVRIVLESMPSVRSVTIGIWIKTGSRNETVHNNGISHFLEHMFFKGTKTRSAQDIAEAFDSVGGQINAFTSKEYTCFYAKVLDTHKAFALEVLADMFFESTFDEEEMEREKKVVYEEIKMCEDTPDDIVHDLLAEAAYGKHPLGYPILGTEKQLASFDQKQLQQYVEDHYTPENVVISVAGNVSRSFIDDIDAYFGSFTRNTTKENITKPVFLQEAIYRSKDTEQAHLCLGYNGYEAGDKHLYPLAIVNNVLGGSMSSRLFQEVREKKGLAYAVFSYHAAFFDDGLLTIYAGTGNNQLGQLEEVIQSTLHDFVEQGLSEKELRNSKEQIKGSLMLGLESTNSRMSRNGRNELVLQKHRTLDDLILEIDGISNEQITDVIQHVFGQTPSRALIAPEDSHI, via the coding sequence TTGGTAGAAAAGTATACAAGCAGCAACGGTGTACGGATTGTATTAGAATCAATGCCATCCGTGCGTTCTGTAACCATAGGAATATGGATCAAAACCGGGTCCAGAAATGAAACGGTCCACAATAACGGTATTTCCCATTTTTTAGAGCATATGTTTTTTAAAGGAACGAAAACAAGAAGTGCGCAGGATATTGCGGAAGCATTTGATTCTGTCGGCGGGCAGATTAATGCGTTTACTTCGAAAGAATATACCTGCTTTTACGCAAAAGTATTGGATACCCATAAAGCATTTGCGCTAGAAGTATTAGCAGATATGTTTTTTGAATCCACCTTTGATGAAGAGGAAATGGAAAGAGAGAAAAAAGTCGTCTATGAAGAAATAAAAATGTGTGAAGATACACCGGATGATATTGTCCATGATTTATTGGCTGAAGCCGCTTATGGCAAGCATCCGTTAGGATATCCGATTCTTGGAACCGAAAAGCAGCTGGCATCATTTGACCAAAAGCAATTACAGCAATATGTGGAAGATCATTACACACCTGAAAATGTTGTGATTTCAGTAGCCGGGAATGTAAGCCGTTCGTTTATAGATGATATTGATGCTTACTTCGGCTCATTTACTAGAAATACTACTAAAGAAAACATAACGAAACCTGTATTTTTGCAGGAGGCTATTTACCGGAGCAAGGATACGGAGCAGGCGCATCTGTGTCTCGGTTACAACGGTTATGAGGCAGGGGATAAGCATTTATATCCGTTAGCTATTGTAAATAATGTGCTGGGAGGCAGTATGAGTTCGCGCCTATTTCAAGAAGTGCGGGAGAAAAAAGGACTGGCTTATGCTGTCTTCTCTTACCATGCTGCATTTTTCGATGATGGCCTGCTGACCATTTACGCCGGTACTGGAAACAACCAGCTTGGACAACTGGAAGAAGTGATTCAATCCACACTCCATGATTTTGTGGAACAAGGTTTATCGGAAAAAGAATTACGGAACAGTAAAGAGCAGATAAAAGGAAGTTTGATGCTGGGGCTGGAAAGCACGAACAGCCGGATGTCACGGAACGGGCGGAATGAATTAGTATTACAGAAGCACCGTACATTAGATGATTTGATACTGGAAATTGACGGTATATCAAACGAGCAAATAACGGACGTTATTCAACATGTGTTTGGGCAGACGCCATCCCGAGCCTTAATCGCACCGGAAGATTCACATATATAA
- a CDS encoding polysaccharide deacetylase family protein, whose translation MKRYFKYVHVLVFLILIFTVFDIRYNPFQTETVAVDPLEIEVNAPKDALYMEIDQKKDTYQEDAENAYIDEVWKKTPGRNGLEVNVEESYQKMQEANKWDEDLLVFNETSPEILLEDLEPSPIYRGHPEKEMVSFLINVSWGDAYIPEMLQILKEHQVKATFFIEGKWAQNNSSLVKMIKEEGHIIGNHAYDHPDMATLDKSNARTQIEETNQILKTITGDTPKWFAPPSGSFNNETVETAADLNMETILWTLDTIDWKNPSVSVMVNRIEKNVHPGAMILMHPTEASTNGLEQMITLLKEKGYKIGTVESLLSESR comes from the coding sequence ATGAAGCGGTACTTTAAGTATGTACATGTTCTTGTGTTTCTCATTTTAATATTCACGGTATTTGATATACGTTATAATCCTTTTCAAACGGAAACTGTTGCAGTAGATCCGTTAGAAATAGAAGTAAATGCACCAAAAGATGCACTGTATATGGAGATTGACCAAAAAAAAGATACGTACCAAGAAGATGCGGAAAATGCTTATATTGATGAGGTATGGAAGAAAACGCCAGGACGGAATGGGCTGGAAGTAAATGTGGAGGAATCTTATCAGAAAATGCAAGAAGCAAATAAATGGGATGAGGACTTACTTGTTTTTAATGAAACCTCTCCGGAAATCTTGTTAGAAGATTTAGAGCCATCTCCCATTTATCGGGGGCATCCTGAAAAAGAAATGGTTTCCTTTTTAATCAACGTTTCATGGGGAGACGCATATATCCCGGAAATGCTGCAAATTTTAAAAGAGCATCAAGTAAAGGCGACATTTTTTATTGAAGGAAAATGGGCGCAAAATAATTCCAGTCTTGTCAAAATGATTAAAGAAGAAGGGCATATCATCGGCAATCATGCCTATGATCATCCAGATATGGCGACACTTGATAAGAGCAATGCCCGTACGCAAATAGAAGAAACCAATCAAATTTTAAAAACAATTACAGGAGATACACCTAAATGGTTCGCTCCGCCTAGTGGAAGTTTTAACAATGAAACCGTAGAAACAGCAGCTGATCTGAATATGGAAACAATCTTATGGACACTTGATACAATTGATTGGAAGAATCCATCCGTTTCTGTTATGGTTAATCGCATAGAAAAAAACGTTCATCCTGGAGCAATGATTCTTATGCACCCGACCGAGGCAAGCACGAATGGTCTGGAGCAAATGATTACCCTGCTTAAAGAAAAAGGGTATAAGATAGGAACGGTAGAATCATTGTTAAGTGAATCACGTTAA
- the pnp gene encoding polyribonucleotide nucleotidyltransferase — protein sequence MADEKKLFSTEISGKKFTVEVGELAKQANGACMIHYGDTAVLSVATASKEPKDLPFFPLTVNYEERLYAVGKIPGGFIKREGRPSEKAILTSRLIDRPIRPLFPDGFRNEVQVISTVMSVDQDCSSEIAAMIGSSIALSISDIPFEQPIAGVHVGRVDGELIINPTVEQEEKSDIDLTVAGTKDAINMVEAGADEVPEDVMLEAIMFGHEEIKRLVAFQEEIVQAFAKEKFEVEIAEIDEELAEKVEAEAKEKLTEAIKVVDKHGRDVAIDEVKQEVVGKYEEEEAEEETVKQVKSVLDKMVKEEVRRLITKEKIRPDGRKVDEIRPLSSRINVLPRTHGSGLFTRGQTQALSICTLGALGDVQILDGLDLEETKRFMHHYNFPQYSVGETGPIRGPGRREIGHGALGERALEKVVPNEKDFPYTIRLVSEVLESNGSTSQASICASTLAMMDAGVPIKSPVAGIAMGLVKSGDDYTILSDIQGMEDALGDMDFKVAGTEKGVTALQMDIKIDGLSRAILEEALTQAKKGRMHILDSMLATIEQPKEELSEYAPKILTMSINPDKIRDVIGPSGKQINQIIDETGVKIDIEQDGNVFISSTDSEMNHKAKKIIEDLVREVEVGQVYLGTVKRIEKFGAFVELFKGKDGLVHISELAEERTNKVEDAVSIGDQIMVKVKEIDRQGRVNLSRKAVLQDEKKENAQS from the coding sequence ATGGCAGATGAAAAAAAGCTATTCTCTACAGAGATTTCAGGAAAGAAATTTACAGTTGAAGTAGGGGAGCTGGCAAAACAAGCAAATGGTGCCTGCATGATTCATTATGGAGACACTGCTGTACTATCGGTAGCCACCGCTTCCAAAGAACCAAAAGATTTACCATTCTTTCCATTAACCGTAAATTATGAAGAAAGATTATATGCAGTAGGAAAAATTCCGGGAGGGTTTATTAAACGGGAAGGACGTCCCAGTGAAAAAGCAATCCTGACGTCAAGACTGATTGACCGCCCGATTCGTCCGTTATTCCCTGATGGATTCCGTAATGAAGTACAAGTTATCAGCACGGTTATGAGTGTGGATCAGGACTGTTCTTCCGAAATTGCAGCAATGATCGGTTCATCCATTGCTTTAAGTATATCCGATATTCCGTTTGAGCAGCCGATTGCAGGCGTTCATGTCGGTCGTGTTGATGGAGAACTAATTATTAACCCTACGGTGGAACAAGAGGAAAAAAGTGATATTGACTTAACGGTTGCCGGAACCAAAGATGCTATTAACATGGTAGAGGCCGGCGCGGATGAAGTACCGGAAGATGTGATGCTCGAGGCAATTATGTTTGGACATGAAGAAATTAAACGCCTCGTTGCTTTTCAGGAAGAAATTGTACAAGCATTTGCAAAAGAAAAATTTGAAGTGGAAATAGCCGAGATAGATGAAGAGCTGGCAGAAAAAGTCGAAGCAGAAGCCAAGGAAAAGTTGACGGAAGCCATTAAAGTGGTGGATAAACACGGCCGCGACGTTGCTATTGATGAAGTGAAGCAGGAAGTCGTCGGGAAATATGAGGAAGAAGAAGCAGAAGAAGAAACGGTGAAGCAGGTTAAATCCGTATTGGATAAAATGGTGAAAGAAGAAGTACGCCGCCTGATTACGAAAGAAAAAATTCGCCCGGACGGCCGGAAAGTAGATGAAATCCGTCCATTATCTTCCCGTATCAACGTCCTTCCACGCACACACGGTTCCGGTTTGTTTACTCGCGGACAGACGCAAGCCTTAAGTATCTGTACACTGGGAGCATTGGGCGATGTGCAAATTTTAGACGGACTTGATTTAGAAGAGACTAAACGTTTTATGCATCACTATAATTTCCCGCAATATAGTGTCGGGGAAACAGGCCCTATCCGTGGACCGGGCCGTCGTGAAATCGGTCATGGTGCGTTAGGCGAGCGGGCACTGGAAAAAGTCGTGCCGAATGAGAAAGATTTCCCTTATACCATCCGCCTTGTTTCCGAAGTGCTGGAATCAAACGGTTCTACTTCCCAGGCAAGTATTTGTGCAAGTACATTGGCGATGATGGATGCCGGTGTTCCGATTAAATCGCCGGTTGCAGGTATTGCGATGGGGCTGGTTAAATCAGGTGATGATTACACCATCCTTTCTGATATCCAAGGCATGGAAGATGCGCTTGGCGATATGGACTTTAAAGTTGCCGGTACTGAAAAAGGTGTTACCGCATTGCAAATGGATATTAAAATTGACGGCTTATCCCGTGCGATTTTAGAAGAAGCACTGACACAAGCTAAAAAAGGCCGTATGCATATATTAGATTCAATGCTTGCAACCATTGAACAGCCGAAAGAAGAACTGTCTGAATACGCGCCAAAAATCCTGACAATGTCGATTAATCCGGATAAAATTCGTGATGTGATTGGGCCGAGCGGAAAGCAAATCAATCAAATCATTGATGAAACCGGCGTAAAAATTGACATTGAACAGGATGGAAATGTCTTTATTTCATCAACTGATAGCGAGATGAACCATAAAGCGAAGAAAATCATTGAAGACCTTGTGCGTGAAGTAGAAGTTGGCCAGGTATACCTTGGAACAGTAAAACGGATTGAAAAATTTGGTGCGTTTGTGGAACTGTTCAAAGGAAAAGACGGACTGGTTCATATTTCTGAGCTTGCGGAAGAACGTACAAATAAAGTGGAAGATGCTGTTTCTATCGGCGATCAAATCATGGTAAAAGTAAAAGAAATTGACCGCCAAGGCAGAGTGAATCTTTCCAGAAAAGCCGTTCTGCAAGATGAGAAGAAAGAAAATGCTCAATCATAA
- the rpsO gene encoding 30S ribosomal protein S15 — MAITQERKNEIINEYKVHDTDTGSPEVQIAVLTAEITALNEHLRTHKKDHHSRRGLLKMVGRRRNLLTYLRNKDVTRYRELIKRLGLRR, encoded by the coding sequence ATGGCAATTACACAAGAACGTAAAAACGAAATTATTAATGAGTATAAGGTGCACGATACAGATACTGGATCTCCAGAGGTTCAAATCGCTGTTCTAACTGCAGAAATTACTGCATTAAACGAACATTTACGTACACATAAAAAAGACCACCATTCACGTCGCGGTCTTTTGAAAATGGTAGGTAGACGCCGTAACTTATTAACTTATTTACGTAATAAAGACGTTACCCGTTACCGTGAGTTAATCAAACGACTTGGTTTACGCCGTTAA
- a CDS encoding bifunctional riboflavin kinase/FAD synthetase translates to MKTMELSYPHTLHKEDLPETVSAIGFFDGIHKGHQKVIQQAVDKAAQNNMESAVITFFPHPSVVLKKDAAHVKYITLPSEKQAIVQDLGVDRVYIIRFNEELSKLSPQEFIDHFIIGLNIKHLVAGFDYSFGHKGKGKMADMQDYARDAFTWEAIDKVTLQEEKISSTRIRKALASGEMEEAEQLLGRPYTTTGVVVKGASRGRELGYPTANLAITKDALLPKQGVYAARVDRKGNIYGGMANIGTNPTFTEDQADMSVEVYLFDFDDNLYDEEITIEWLSNTREEIKFDSKEALIERMQQDEQEIRAYLANR, encoded by the coding sequence ATGAAAACAATGGAATTATCCTATCCGCATACGTTACATAAGGAAGATTTACCAGAAACAGTTAGCGCTATCGGTTTTTTTGATGGAATCCATAAAGGGCATCAGAAGGTTATTCAGCAAGCAGTAGATAAAGCGGCACAAAATAATATGGAAAGTGCTGTTATCACCTTTTTTCCGCATCCTTCTGTCGTGTTAAAAAAAGATGCAGCGCATGTCAAGTACATAACGCTGCCTTCTGAGAAGCAGGCAATCGTCCAAGACCTGGGTGTTGACCGTGTATACATTATCCGTTTCAATGAGGAGTTATCGAAGCTTAGCCCGCAAGAATTTATTGATCACTTCATTATCGGTTTAAACATCAAACATCTGGTTGCAGGTTTTGATTATTCTTTTGGACACAAAGGAAAAGGAAAAATGGCAGATATGCAGGATTATGCAAGGGATGCGTTTACTTGGGAAGCAATAGATAAAGTTACTTTACAAGAAGAAAAAATCAGCTCTACCCGAATCCGAAAGGCATTGGCCTCCGGAGAGATGGAAGAGGCAGAGCAGTTGCTGGGAAGACCCTATACAACCACCGGTGTCGTCGTCAAAGGGGCGAGCCGCGGACGTGAATTAGGTTATCCGACAGCAAACTTAGCGATAACGAAAGATGCGCTGCTGCCGAAGCAAGGTGTGTATGCTGCACGTGTTGATCGGAAGGGCAATATATACGGCGGGATGGCGAATATTGGAACCAACCCGACATTTACAGAAGATCAGGCGGATATGTCTGTTGAAGTGTACCTGTTTGACTTTGATGATAATTTATATGATGAGGAAATCACAATTGAATGGCTGTCTAATACAAGAGAAGAGATTAAATTTGATTCGAAGGAAGCCTTGATAGAAAGAATGCAGCAGGATGAACAGGAAATAAGAGCTTATTTAGCAAACCGGTAA
- the truB gene encoding tRNA pseudouridine(55) synthase TruB, with protein MVNGILPLWKPKGMTSFDCVAKCRRYFYTKKVGHTGTLDPEVEGVLPICIGNATKIVPYLTDTKKMYSGTVALGAETDTEDATGNIVDEKEVIRMPEKTEIEAVLEKYKGTITQVPPMYSAVKVHGKKLYEYARANEAVERPVRKVFIHDLQLEALDKEKNTFDIYVVCSKGTYIRTLCVDIGKQLGYPAHMLQLERIQTGSFSKKNTITFAMIEEAAAKNEQEQLLSPISDGLSHLMHQEVDEALKSRIKNGQKLAVTEAPFLTDDPIVFINNNEVLAIYGRHPDKPEQMKPLRVF; from the coding sequence ATGGTGAATGGAATTTTACCGCTTTGGAAGCCTAAAGGGATGACTTCTTTCGATTGCGTTGCGAAATGTCGCCGCTATTTTTATACGAAAAAAGTTGGGCATACAGGGACATTAGATCCAGAAGTAGAGGGGGTACTGCCTATTTGTATTGGCAATGCCACCAAGATTGTTCCGTATTTGACGGATACGAAGAAAATGTATTCAGGGACGGTCGCCTTAGGAGCAGAGACAGACACAGAAGATGCGACCGGAAATATAGTGGATGAAAAAGAAGTCATCCGAATGCCGGAAAAAACAGAGATAGAAGCTGTTTTAGAAAAATATAAAGGGACAATCACCCAAGTTCCTCCTATGTATTCTGCTGTCAAAGTTCATGGTAAAAAACTATATGAATATGCAAGAGCAAATGAAGCAGTGGAAAGACCGGTGCGGAAAGTGTTTATCCATGATTTACAGCTTGAAGCATTAGATAAGGAAAAAAACACCTTTGATATATATGTCGTATGTTCGAAAGGAACTTATATCCGGACACTATGTGTAGATATAGGAAAGCAATTAGGCTACCCGGCACATATGCTGCAGTTAGAAAGAATACAAACCGGTAGTTTTTCCAAGAAAAATACGATTACTTTTGCTATGATAGAAGAGGCGGCTGCCAAGAATGAACAAGAACAGCTGTTAAGCCCGATTTCTGATGGTTTAAGTCATTTAATGCATCAAGAAGTAGATGAAGCATTAAAGTCCCGTATTAAAAATGGCCAGAAATTAGCGGTTACAGAAGCCCCTTTTTTGACAGATGACCCGATTGTATTTATAAATAATAACGAAGTATTAGCGATTTACGGCAGGCATCCAGATAAGCCGGAGCAAATGAAACCATTAAGAGTATTCTAA
- the rbfA gene encoding 30S ribosome-binding factor RbfA: MSELRAHRVAEQMKKELGDILSRKIKDPRVGFVTVTDVEVTGDLQQAKIFISVLGDEKKKQETLLGLAKAKGFIRSEIGKRIRLRKTPELNFEFDEAIEQGNRIDSILRDLNK, translated from the coding sequence ATGTCTGAATTAAGAGCTCATCGCGTTGCAGAGCAAATGAAAAAAGAGCTGGGGGATATTTTATCCAGAAAAATAAAAGACCCCCGTGTAGGTTTTGTGACAGTTACCGATGTAGAAGTAACCGGCGATTTACAACAGGCAAAAATATTTATTTCGGTATTAGGTGATGAGAAGAAAAAGCAGGAAACCTTATTGGGACTTGCAAAAGCAAAAGGGTTTATTCGTTCAGAAATTGGCAAACGGATTCGTTTGCGTAAAACACCTGAACTTAACTTTGAATTTGATGAAGCGATCGAGCAAGGTAACCGGATAGACTCTATATTGAGAGATCTTAATAAGTAA
- a CDS encoding DUF503 domain-containing protein → MILYAEVECMLYEGNSLKAKRSVLKRVMNKLRQSFNVSVSEIGFHDLWQRTSLGIVIVSNDYVHAEKVIQQALHTIDSFSELERTITNVERL, encoded by the coding sequence ATGATTCTCTATGCAGAAGTAGAATGTATGTTGTATGAAGGAAATTCGTTAAAAGCGAAACGCTCCGTGTTGAAGCGGGTGATGAATAAATTACGTCAATCTTTTAATGTTTCTGTTTCCGAGATTGGATTTCATGATTTGTGGCAACGCACCAGTCTTGGGATTGTGATTGTTTCCAATGATTATGTGCATGCTGAAAAAGTAATCCAACAAGCTTTACACACAATAGATTCTTTTTCTGAATTAGAGAGAACAATAACCAATGTAGAACGATTGTAG